The Panicum virgatum strain AP13 chromosome 3N, P.virgatum_v5, whole genome shotgun sequence genome includes the window CAGGCATATTTCCTCTAATGTTTCAGCTCAGGAGCTCAATATATTTCAAAGTGACACCTCGAACAAGTAGTCAAACACTACAGCACACAGCTACCAGGTAAACATGGTAAATTTAGCACATAAGCACTATTGGCAGGAGAAACAAAAACCATCAACAGCTTCAGCCACGCTGTTTCTTTGAGCTAGGTAAATCATCATCATAATGGCCACCATCATCAGCCCCATCCTTTTCACCCTTCTTCCGAGCCAGgatcttgtttatcttgtggaGGTCATTCGTGAGCTTTTGGTCCTTGTTCTGCTTCCTTGTCTTCCTACCATCCTGCATCTTCACACCAAACTGGAAGGCGGCCTTCGGCATGGCTTCTTTCTGATCATTGTATTTTGCCCACTCCTCTTCCGTCTCAAAGTCCCACCTGTGAAGACGACCCTTCGCCTGCTCAAGAATCATATATCAGAATACACTACAGAGATGGTCCAAAAATGTCAAGGATAAAAATTTATGCATGGTTCAACAACAGATGTGTCAAACCATTTTAAATCTAAACCAAAAGCCATAATTGCAGTAGAAGCAAAGAGCCAATTACTACTTTATCACAAGTGAACAACAGAACATGTACAGGCTAAACAACCAGATTTAGTAATACCAGGAGACATTTTTGGGATTATGTTCAAAATCCCAGACTGAAAGTAGTAAGGTCTCACAAGAACAGCTActgcaatttcattattcaaataaataatgaaaaaaaagaagaaatgagTTATCAGTGCAAATCAACTCAAAAGCAACTGCACTTTGATAAATATTAACTAAGTGATGCTTATCTACTGCTATTTCACACAGACCCTTGTCACAAGCATAGGCTTGCATCAGCAAGGAAACCTTTATGCATAAGATCCAAATGATTTCACTTACCCGTCCACCCATATCCATTTTTGATAAATCATCTTCATCGTCGCTCCCGGCAATCTCATTATTATACTCCTGGTAACCAGGATAACACTCAGAGTAACTATCTGAAATAAAATTTGGATCTCTCTCCCGTGCATCTTTCTCTCTCAGCTGATTAAGCCTTTGATCATCACGTTTGAAAACAGAACCAAGGCCCCGATCCTTGTCTGCTTGAGTCATGAACCTTGGATCCTGGGATATACTAGGGTCAGCTAACACATCGTATTCCAGGGTGCTTTGTTGCACATACTGTTCCGGATAAGCCAACTGCTGTTCTGCATACACATAGCCTGACCAGTCGCCTTGATACCCGGCAGATGCCACCTGGGCTTGAACAGCATCATACCCAATCTGGACCCAGAAATTAAGTATTACGACCAAGTTGGATAAATTGGAATATAGAGAACTAAAAATAGGTTATAGCATGCACGAATATGGAGAAATAGCAAATAAATTGTCAGCCTCTAGCATTCAAAGTGCATGGTTCAAATTACAGATATCCACCAGAACCTAAGTCCCTGAATATTAATAGCCTTACCGGCTGTTGCCAAGCTTGAGCAGGTTCAGATGGTGGTATTGGGCCATACATGGGTTCAGTGAAATAAGTCTGCTTCTGATGGTTATGTGGGGATTCATCCATATCCTCAGAAACAGGGCTCTGGCTCATTTCCTTGTTAGGGACAGAATAGTCAACCCCATCTCCGACAAAAATGTCATCGTCATCTGCTCTAGCAACAGGGGCAGATTGCTTCTCATTCCCATTAAAATTATTGTCccgacggggtggtggtggtggtggcggcataTCCTTCTGTGATTGATGTTTCAGAGCAGAACCATTAGTTTGGGAAGGTTTTACTGCCTCGTCATAGTCACCGGTCACCAAATTGTTCTTCCCTGCTACAAACACAACAAATTAAATAGATATCTAACCCATCAAGCACCTAAAGATAGTTCTTGAAAGAATACTGAGGTACAATTGAAATAAAACTCAAGCATCCCTCAGAAAAGTAGCAACTTCTGTATTACTAAATATAAACACTTCTAGCTTCTTCCAAACAAATCACTTTAGCATATTTTCTCACGTCTTTACCAAGAAAGTTTTCCTATTCTCAGTAGCATTTATTTTCATTTTGATGTAGCCCACCTTTTAaatctctctcctttttctttttctttaagaCCTTCCCTGAAGATCCAAGTCGGAGGTATGTCATAATTTTAGCAATCCTGTCAAGTACAGAACCATCCACACTGACAGTTACCATCTCCTGCAGAAGTAAAAAGAttattgagaaagaaaagttagaAGCTACTCCAACATGGCATACAACTGTTGTTATAATACCTCTGGAATTGGGCAATCAGCTTTGCTCCTATGAAGAGTTGTTGGAATATCATTGGTTACTCCTTCCTCCTGATTGATTAAATGGAGATAATTATTGTGCTTgctaaactaaaattttgtaccaaaaaagaaagataaaatgaTACAACAAAAGATGTAGTGGCGTAGTGCAAACAAAAGGAACTTGATGATATCGGCTACTTCATGATAATAGGCTTTGCTGACACCTGTACTCTATTCTTTTTAGAAAATCTTTGGAAAGGATATATCTAGAACACCAAAAGCATCATGCCCCCCAATAATAATGAGCTACTGATGGTTTCTGGCTTGTGATTTGGTTTCCCTAATGGAACATGAATATAGAGAAAGTACCGGATGCTGCACTTATGAGGCCATGAGCACTGCAATGACGATCAAATGCATGTAGAATAAATCATGATATCAGAGGTATAAAGTAAATTAACACTATAGTTGAAGATGAAGGAGCATAATAGAAGCAGAAGTGAGAACTACAGAAAATTGATCACACTTCAGGTGATGAGTAGAGAAACAGACAAATATTTCTTATAATAGAATGAAACATAATCATTTTGTATGTTGTAAAAGGAAAAAGGATAATCATAACATTAGAATGCTAATCAGAATAAAAAGGTTAAAATCTGAACTATAAATATCTTTCTAAAACAATTTGACAGCATAATTTTGATTTCTCTATGTTTCAGATATTTATACATGCATAGCATATGTCTATTGGTACTTATGAACACTGATGagttatgaaaataaaataatgcaaTTACATATGGTCATTTTTGTGGAGGAAAAATAGGGAGAGTTAATGCCTACAGTTTGCAATTtacaatacatgagttacatgaCCATTCTGAATTTACAATCACCTCCACTATGCAGCTGAAGCAAACGAATCAACATGGGAATAAGGGTGTTACCATATTGTAAATAAATGACATCCGACCAGGCAGAAACAACTCATTCTCTTTTATTATGCTTTGTGGCTTTATGATCCATTGGTAGACAGACTGCAACAAACAGAGTGACAATGAGTATCCATGTTATTTTATTAGCCCTTAACAtatgaaggaaaaaaaacactGATAAACTAAATAGGAAATCTACCTTTGCAGTTGCAGTCCGGAAGGAGACTACCTGATCTTCTTTTGTTGACcttacaaaaaaaatgaaaggtaTGTGTCATGCTTCCAAAGCACTAGGCATGTCTATAGTACTACAAGAGATATTTGTATTGGTACATCTCCAATCGTAGATGTAACAAAAAAAAGTCATTGTAGCAGAGGGTGGTGCTAACAATGTGCAGGAGACAATATTTAACTGAGATTATGTTTACATATACTCTAAGGTCAACATATCATTATTGGTTGTACAAAATAGAAAAGACCTCAGATAAATCTCAGTTAGCACTTAGTAGCAGAACAGCACAAGTGTGCATAATGGCTTCAAGAAGATAAGCTGGTAAAGTTATGCAGTACTACAAGAGATACaaatgcaaaattttattacaagAAGCAGAACCCCTTTTTTAATTTACTGTACCAATCTCTAGGAATAGTAAGCTTATCAACAGTTTCGACTCTTTTAAAATTCAATTGGGAGGAAAATAAATCTCTTTTAAATTAACTCAAACTAGTGTAAAGCTAGTCCCACAGAAGTTGGTCCAAATACTTCAGTCACCATGGACCAACTTTTTGTACTGGTTTTCTTTGGGCACAAGTGAATATTGCACGTAGCAATTACTATTATGGCCTTATGGGTGAACTTTGAAGGTAAACCCTACTCACTGTTACAATCATATAGGAAAAGGAATAGCAACATGAAATAATGCTAATTACTAAAACCATACTGTGGTGGCAAGTACCTTGACTTTGCATCCTTCCCATCCTCTGCATCAGGTTTCTTTTCAATTTCACTCCGTATTTTGTGAAGTAGAGCATAGTCCAAGCCTTTGACCAAATGTGTATGCTCCAAATCACCTTACAATAATAGTGGAAATGGAATGTCAATCAAAGAGTTCAGAACATGAAAAAGGAAATGTTTTCCCCATAAAAAAGAAATTATTTCCCTAAAAAAAGCTATAGCATCACACAATCAACCTCCTAGAAATTTGCTCTTCTCAATTGAAATCTTGTGCGCATCTGCCAGACTGTAACACAAACATAGtagaaaatcaaaattccagAAAACATATGAGAGCACAGATGGAAGCCTCAGACCATGTGATCTGTTACCTCAAATCTGTCCCAGGAGGTGCCACAGCATGAAATGAACCAAGCTCTGTAGGCTCATAATCTGGGTTTTGATCTTCACGACGTTCCTTAGCACGATCGCGATACCTGGGTGTCTCTGGttcttcctttttctcctcTCTGAATGAAAAACAAGAGCGATTTAGGTTTCCTGAATCACTTAGAATAGGTAACATGAGTTTTATGTTGGAGGTATTTCTAGTTTGCATATAATTTGTCACTATCATTTACAACTTTCACATGATTACGGATTCTAAAACATATCCAAAAAAAAGCAGAAAACGTGTATGAATTCTGTCCAAGCCAGAATCTCTGAAAGTGTGGGTATCCTGCATATTTTCATATCTCCCTTGGTTAGCACTTTAGCCATTTGAATGTGATTCTCTGCATCAACAGCTTGTGATACATATACAAAGTAGAAGTCCATAAAGATGGATAGTATATTCCCAGACACACTTAGTGATAGCAATTCGTGCTATTCCAAAAGAGTTattgttcgagaaaaaaaaatccaaaagagTACATGAATCAAATAATAAACTATGTAGCAGTCCGACTAGCTGGCTAAAGGGTTAagctgaggggggggggggggggggtcagccTTGATTGCCCATTTTGGTTACAGACATTCATGGAATCATGTCACAACAATAGTAACTGTAGCATCAGCAGCTGTGGTTTTACTGAATAATGTTTCTGCTCTGTATGTATGAGAAATATGACACACAGACAAGCAGCCCCATTTCAAGTCTAATCAAAAGTTAGTTCCACAAACCTTAATAAACAG containing:
- the LOC120663544 gene encoding suppressor of mec-8 and unc-52 protein homolog 2-like isoform X2, whose translation is MSSKKNYYKEKMMRRKEEKKEEPETPRYRDRAKERREDQNPDYEPTELGSFHAVAPPGTDLSLADAHKISIEKSKFLGGDLEHTHLVKGLDYALLHKIRSEIEKKPDAEDGKDAKSRSTKEDQVVSFRTATAKSVYQWIIKPQSIIKENELFLPGRMSFIYNMEEGVTNDIPTTLHRSKADCPIPEEMVTVSVDGSVLDRIAKIMTYLRLGSSGKVLKKKKKERDLKGKNNLVTGDYDEAVKPSQTNGSALKHQSQKDMPPPPPPPRRDNNFNGNEKQSAPVARADDDDIFVGDGVDYSVPNKEMSQSPVSEDMDESPHNHQKQTYFTEPMYGPIPPSEPAQAWQQPIGYDAVQAQVASAGYQGDWSGYVYAEQQLAYPEQYVQQSTLEYDVLADPSISQDPRFMTQADKDRGLGSVFKRDDQRLNQLREKDARERDPNFISDSYSECYPGYQEYNNEIAGSDDEDDLSKMDMGGRAKGRLHRWDFETEEEWAKYNDQKEAMPKAAFQFGVKMQDGRKTRKQNKDQKLTNDLHKINKILARKKGEKDGADDGGHYDDDLPSSKKQRG
- the LOC120663544 gene encoding suppressor of mec-8 and unc-52 protein homolog 2-like isoform X1, with amino-acid sequence MSSKKNYYKEKMMRRKEEKKEEPETPRYRDRAKERREDQNPDYEPTELGSFHAVAPPGTDLSLADAHKISIEKSKFLGGDLEHTHLVKGLDYALLHKIRSEIEKKPDAEDGKDAKSRSTKEDQVVSFRTATAKSVYQWIIKPQSIIKENELFLPGRMSFIYNMEEGVTNDIPTTLHRSKADCPIPEEMVTVSVDGSVLDRIAKIMTYLRLGSSGKVLKKKKKERDLKAGKNNLVTGDYDEAVKPSQTNGSALKHQSQKDMPPPPPPPRRDNNFNGNEKQSAPVARADDDDIFVGDGVDYSVPNKEMSQSPVSEDMDESPHNHQKQTYFTEPMYGPIPPSEPAQAWQQPIGYDAVQAQVASAGYQGDWSGYVYAEQQLAYPEQYVQQSTLEYDVLADPSISQDPRFMTQADKDRGLGSVFKRDDQRLNQLREKDARERDPNFISDSYSECYPGYQEYNNEIAGSDDEDDLSKMDMGGRAKGRLHRWDFETEEEWAKYNDQKEAMPKAAFQFGVKMQDGRKTRKQNKDQKLTNDLHKINKILARKKGEKDGADDGGHYDDDLPSSKKQRG